Genomic window (Vigna unguiculata cultivar IT97K-499-35 chromosome 10, ASM411807v1, whole genome shotgun sequence):
GACCAGAAGCGGGCCAAAGGGTGAAGGGAACCTCTTTGAATCGTGCCCCTGTGAAATCCTCCACCCGCCAAGCAGAGTGCTTGGATCAGCTCTCCAGGCGCCACGCCCTCATCATCCAACACTGAAAATTGGCACTCCACATCATCAGCCAGTTGGGTGCCCAAAAATTCATTGATCGTGTCCGCATCAAAGGGCACCCTTTTCCCCCGCACATAACTGAGAAAGATGGGGGCTGCTGAGGTGGTAACCTTGGCATTAGCATAGAATTCTTTTACCAAGGTTACACTAAAAGTGCTAGGGTAGCTACCCAACCTTTCCCAGCCACGCTTGATCAACTCCAGCTGAAATTCGTTGACCTCCCGGGCTTGAGAATCACTTTCCTCTCTGCCACCAACTTTCGTTGCATGACCACTTGGAAGCGGTCCTCATTATCCTTTGTGAGGAAGTAGTGAGAGTAAATTCTCTCCTTTCACTTTTGCCCTTTTGAAGGGTTGCCAACGGTGGTCTTCATTCTTTTGGGATTTGAGGAGGATGCCATTTGAGTTGAATGCAAGAGAGAATGTTGTAAGAAGTGAGATTGGAGAGTCCGTGAGAGTGGGTTGGTGCGTGGAGAGGTTGAGTGGTGGAAGCAGCTGCGAAGGCACTTCGCCTGGCGATAGTGTGGCTGCAGTGTGAGTGAGTGTGAGTAAGGGCACAAGAATGGGTTCAAATTGGAGGTTAGGGTTTGTGAATTTAGGAGAGGATTGGGGGTTGAAGTTAGGGATTGGAGATTAGAGAGTTAGGGTTTGGTAAGTGTGAGAGTGTGAGAGTGGAAAGGCGCCAGGCGGGAGTAATAAGGGGGTAAGGCTTTGGGCTAGgtcaaaacacattttaaaaggCCCAATCACAGCTCGCACAGCGCTACCGCCTTGCGGGAGGTcacgagccgccaggcggcatatCAGTAAAATGCCACTGGACTAATTTTTCTGGTGTGGCGCCAGGCGGACGCTAATGAGCCGCCATGCGGATGGCTCTGAATTGCTTTCAGGGGCTGATTTTACAGATGGCGCTTGGCGAGACGGAgtgcaccgccaggcggttaAGCTGCAGGGGTGgatttttttgagtttttgggtTGTTGGTTGGGTTTATTTTGACTAAATTGTGCTCCCACCAACCTTTCACTCTTGCACACatactttttcaagcttttcaaCTTCAAACCAAGCATTCACACTCAAGAAAAACATTCAATTCACTTAACAAATGCACAACTTAATTTAAGACATGATTTCACTACACAACTATGCTACTCCTATTCTCACTAGCACATTCTATGATGCAAAAAAGGTTGAACACAAGCACATGCTATCACATCCTAAAACTAACTATGCATGAAGACTATGCTTCCACAAATTCACAAATGCATGCAACAAAATTAGCACAAAGTTCAAACATCAAATCAAACGCAACAATCTATACTAACACACTTCACACATGCATAAAAACACAAAGCTATatcaaaaacgaaaattaaaagctaGAATGAGTTTAGAGcactgggttgcctcccaggaagcgcttgtttaacgtcacgagcctgACGGATAAGGCGCTTAAGCTTGGTTGTTGCTTTTGGTGTGCTCCTTCCCAACCTCACACCTATACAACTTTAATTGATCACTAgtcaccaatttagtccttctagaATAAGGAGCTTCAATTTCAATCCTTCCATCAACTTTGATGTCTCTAATAACCCACAACCTTGACCATTTTGATTTGAATCTTCTAGGAGAAATCTTCAAATTTTCCTTTCTCATCGCAATTGGTTGGCCGGGTCTAAGCCCATTAGTCCCCATCAAAGAGTGGTGGTGAACTAGAAcatcatctttctcttccttctcttcattCACTTTCACAGAGAAACAATTGGAGCACTTTCCAAGCAACTTTGAAGCTTGCCAAGGTCTACTAGTCACAGATAAGACTTCATTGACGACCTTAAGACTAGTTTGTTCATCAGTCGGTTCTTGCACAGCTTCAAGAACATTGAATGTCACCTCTTCATCTTGGTCTTTCAATTTTAGCGTTCCATCATCCACATTGATAACAACCTTTGATGTCTTCATGAATGGCCTCCCAAGAATGAGTGGTACCCCTTCATCTTTCTCCATTTCCATCACCACAAAATCAACTGGGAATTTAAGATTATCTATTTGCACCACCACATCTTCCACCACGCCATAGGGGTATTTGACGGAGCTGTCTGCTAGCTGCAAGGTCATCCTTGTTGGCTTGGCTTCGAGACCACCAATCTTTTTAAGCATAGATAGGGGCATCAGATTAATGTTAGCCCCTAAGTCAACAAGAGCTTTCCCCATATCTTGATTTCCAATGGTGTAGGGGATGTTGAAGCTACCTGGATCCTTGAATTTTGGAGGAAGATTTTTCTGAATAATGGCACTACAATTCCCTTGCACTTCAATGGTTTCCTCTTCTatgtatttcttctttttgccaaGGAATTCCTTCATGAACTTTGCATAAGAGGGTATTTGTTGCAGTGCTTCAGAAAAGGGAATCTTGATCTCAAGCTGCTTGAATATGTCTTTGAACCGAGCTAActgtctctctttctcttttcttgaaGGATTTTGAGGATAGGGAAGGGGTTTCACAACAACTTTctatttttgtcttttctctttatccttctcttcacttttattcttttcttcttcctcaacaatctcttcatcaacttcttcCTCTTGAATCTTTTCTTCATTCTTACTCTTTTCTCTAGCCTCCACCTTTTCTTTACAACCTAGTCCAACCTCCTTTCCGCTTCTAGTGAAGATGGCCTGACATTGCTCTTTGGGGTTGGCTTCGGTGTTGGCAGAAAAAGAACTTCCTCGTTGATCAGCCAATTGCTTGGCTAATTGCCCCACTTGCACCTCCAAGTTTTTTATTGATGCATCAgtgttcttttgattttgaattgacaTTTGCAAGAACTGTTGCATCATGTCCTCAAGCTTTGAGGTTCTGTCAGTCAAAGAGGGATGTTggtaagtttgttgatgtggggGCCTATTGGAAGGTCCTGCTTGGCCCATGTTTTGGTGAGGTTTCCATCCTTGATTATAGTTCCCTGGTCGGCCTTGATTGCCCATATAACTAACTTCCTCTTGAGATGTGCTTGGCATAGCACATTGCCCATTGGTATGGTTTCCTCCACATAACTCACAGCTTTGCACTTGTTGGAGTTGAGCTACAGAGGCATTTTGAAGCTCTTGAGGAAGTTGtgacaatttcttcatcaggcTCTCCAGCTGCTGAGTCATAATCTTGTTTTGAGCCAATAGAGCATCTTGAGATTGAAGCTCTAGAATACCCTTCTTTTGAGAATGGGCTCTCTCAGTATAGGCTTCATTATCATTAGCTGCCATATTCTCTATTAACTCATAAGCTTCCTCTGGCGTCTTCCACTTGATACTCCCACCGGCAGAGGCATCTAACATCAGCTTTGATTGGGATTTAAGACCTGCCAAGAAAAGAGTAAGCTGTGTAGGTTGATCAAACCCATGAATGGGAGTCTTCCTCAGCAGTCCCTTGAATCTATCCCATGCTTGGCCCAAGGACTCATCCATATCTTGTTGAAATGCCGAGATTTCATGTTTTCCCTTATTAACCTTGGACTGGGAAAAATATTTGCTCAAGAACTTTGCCACCACATCATCCCAGTTAGTGAGGCTATTTTCAGGAAAGGAATTCAACCAGGCTTTTACAGGTCCTGCTAGTGAGAACGGGAAGAGACTCAGTCGTATGGCTTCATCAGGAACTTGATGGATCTTCACAGTATTGCATATCTCTAAGAATGTGGCCAGATGAGTGTAAGGATTCTCATGAGACAAGTCGTTGAACTGATTACTCTGCACCAGATGAATGAGAGCTGGTTTCATCTCCATGTTGGTGGCATTGACATTTGGCCTAGCAATACTGTTGAAGTTGATATGGCCTGTGAACGCTGCATAATCTTCCAAAGTGCGTCTCTCACAACCTCTACCATCACCATTAGGGTTTTCGGCCATTTCTTCTTCAGGAAAAGAATCGAGGTTCTAAGAAGTAGACAGAAGAGTGTCTGAGGCAGAAGAGTGATGGGCGACTTGTTGTACTTGAGTTCGCCTTCTCCTTGTGGCACTATTGTTTCTGCAGGCGGTTTTCTCTATTTATGTCTTAACTCACCTAAAACATATATTTCGATGTCATGTTTACTTAACCTATAGTCTATACtgtgaaaatataattaccaATGAAccatataaaagtatatatatatatatatatatatatatatatattaatttttttatttagcttatatattttatttattattagaattgtgtttctatattcaattaaaaaatagggaaaactaatagataaaatttatttgaaaggttttgaagaGTCCCCTTGACCCAAACCCTAAAACTCATatctaatactatatataaCAAGTATTCAAACATTTCAATGGATTTACAATGGGATAAAAATGACAATACTACactcaatttaaaaattgaaagaaaggAGATTCAATCAATGTTATAAACTTAATGACtacaatagaataaaaaaactaaaattacttCTTTATAAGCCAACcaatttttttctaacactaaaaactaaaatgttTGATTGGTTAAACTTGAATGTTGTTGAGATTAGTTTGAGCTTTACTGACTaagtatataattttctttattgagTTTTGATTATGATTTAGTTAAATAGAGTAGATTTCAGGATACTTTCTTAAGATAATTTATGATATTGATATAAACTTAAATATGCATATTTTGAGTTAAAAagactaataatttaaaatgagtaAAGAATTATGATTGATAAATCATTGTTAgaactttggcaagtgtaccaagtcgcgcaagtagtaaccggtaagaccgggatattgtttcccaagagactcgtgtatactaaataattgtgtaattagtgactaatttaaactaatgaataaattcataatttgggttttttgtatgaaaatagattttgcataaataattaaaattgaacttggatatttgaagactctagaaaatggtaaagactagaaatgcaatggattgatattgttggagttagacttcacctacttcactctcatgtatattaatcaataaaactcttctccattaattactaaagtcaacccacaagtttactcaaactctaatcccttagttgaatgagcctaggtttccttatttagagtcaattccttgaatccctaaataaacaaacccgctttacaaattagggtttaagacaactaatgggtcaagttccattcctagatacaagttccattaggtatcttgttccaattcaaagtttcaagagatattttccaatacctaatgacccaaatatcatgcaatgaatgggtaaaacaaagcaagctttaaatacataaacaagatactagaaatcaatggaagaagcatatatatattcaaaccattcgaaaatatgataagtgccaaaattcagtaaagattcataacaaactctggcacttatgctttaaatttgtgttcatttcatattgattctccctaaacctaagtttcaatcacatgcttccaagttttgacttaaagaaatcatttgatcctattttgtgtgtttttcaggaaagattaaagagaactcaagaagagtgaaggagaaagtaagaaatagagaaaataggGAAAGAATGATGTTAACTTCGCTCAAAACCAAAGCATTCTCGCCTAAGCCAAAGCCACAAccgccattctcgcttaagcgagcatactctcgcttaagcgagagttcgtGCAGTGGAGACCCTCATTTGCCgccattctcgcccaagcgagttcagagaccgccattctcgcctaagcgagatcctttcTTCAGCTTGAAGTACTTTGCTTGCTTAAGCGAGATGTTGGCTTCAGtacatctcgcccaagcgagaggctttCTTTGGGATGAAGAAtgctgtctcgctcaagcgagactgaggtagcttgagcgagacttcgTGGGTATATATGTTTTGGAAGTTCAGAACTGAAGAATAGCTTGGAATTTTGGGAGAGAAAAGGTCCGTGCTGCAGAGCTGATACCAGAGGAGCACCACagttctcattttcttcttcttcttcttcttcttagctCATAGGATTATGTtggctaccatgagtggctaatcttctctgtgggattgaatgtaatctactcgaacttggatgtaatctggtgatatttatatatagcatttctgttttactcagtattggtattattgttctactcttaatgcttacttctatctgatcaatagatgttttgattttgatttttagatctgatTGAAAAGTATTTcttaaaatctgatttgaacaatgatacttgatatactgtgatgctaggaatagatctcaatatatcaattgcttttaacactcgaccgtaatgctagatagtttgttgaatatgtgaggaatcaatattcaggaaactaatcttatgaattttatacgcgagggatcggtataaatgattttgagtgtgcatcaatattggtattttcagatgttatatatattatattcatccagattacagacaagggagatagatgaaattcaatcccagtttcttttactgtatctttctaaacttttccgcttttactgtattaattttatgcaaaagttaatgtcaaatcaaattaaaatctctgtatatatatgctgatcgagataattagttattttaactgaatccgttcctcgtgggttcgacactcttacttcaaatcattatactacaattgacttttggtacgcttgccaagagcccaacaaaatacatgaaatttcagtggctacatctaaccccaacaaaaatgggtttagctctccattgtcatggagagctcaagcttacaaaaatggaaatggaagagggaggagacacaaagaggaagatggagctgctcccacaagccctagcagacCTCCAAGCGCTCCAAGACGTGTTGTTCGAGCTCCAAAGTGTCCAAGATAGGtttcccctcgcgaaaacaaaagaaaatgagcCAACTTGTCACATCAGTGAAcattggcgcctggcggaagtCTTCCCGCTACCGCCCGGCGGTGACCAAGTGCCGCCAGGAGGTGACTAACAGTAGCGCCTGTCTGGCGCTTGGCTGGCGCGTGGCTGGCGCGTGGCTGGCGGTCTGTTCCGCCTGGCGCTGGTTTTGCGTCGCCAGGCGCTTCTTGttaacatttttcttcttctctttgctattccgggtcactcattagtctggatttttggaacaaagcttctcatctacaaaaaggacacaaaaatggggattagtggtatagttagatcaatgtaacccaaaatgtatttatttacaaaagtaaggtaaaattgaggattaagtaggttaaaagctttggaagagatgattttgctaatgaaatatagcttggataatggtaaaaattaacattatcaatcATGTTTTGAATTACTGAATTGAAGTGTTTAGAAgttgtattattaaaatatttttgaaattattcttaaaaacttatttgattttgttattgAGTAAATTTTTGCTCAAATGAAAGTAGAATAGAAATTCATCTCTATCATATTTTTACTTAAACAAGACATCTTTTCTCAAATGAGAATAAAGTTAAAAGTAAGGATTCTTTCGACCATATTTCCACTCAAGCGAAGAATTTTTCGATTAAACAAAAATCACACTACAACTTAACCCTTCGATCTTCCCAAAATTCattcaaacaataaaatttttgcTGAAGCAAACTTATTTTTACTCAAGCTACATATAataatcttttcttcttcttcttcttatggTCTTTTTAactgattaaatatatttatgtttttatgaatgtaaaataaatatagatttaatATCTGACTAAGttatggttttatttaaataaattatattgttttacaATGTTTTTAGAGAAtgataaaatgtataaaagttTGTGGTCAGATATAAGATATTATGTGGTAAAAATTCGATGGAAGAGCTTTACACATTGCGACATGTGTGATATGAGTTATAATAAACTTATcttgatattatattattgaatttatttataaatctgAGTTTTGGATTAAATCAAATGTTAATCTCTTATAGAATTAATGTACCTACTCTAGATGTTCTAGACGACGTTAGTtgatatttgacattttaaatatcCTTAACATATAAACTCATATATGGTCTATTTAGTTTTATGTTGGATTTTGAATGACAGTGAATTAATATAACTTAAATGTATCTTAATTTTAAGTTAAACATTTGTTTCAATAACTTATTGTTAGACGTGTTATTTGTGTTATGAActacacaaatatatatatatatatatatatatatatatatatatatatatatatatatatatatatatatatatatatatgctcagttaatttttatttatgaatttttttgtttaatttaatttgatctttattAATAGAATGAGTTAAAGTTcctgaatataaaaaaataataatacatatctTTAAAAGAAATCATGTCCCTACaatctttaatatttgttattaattttactaataattgaatacaaaatattaattttttataaattgaagaatacaaaatattaattttttataaattgaagaatTTGATTTGACATTTGATTACCTTCGAaaccaaaataagaaaaataaatagtaagattaaaaaataatttagccgaaataaataaataaaacgaaaTGTACATGAAATAAGTTACATGTagttactattaaaaaaaaaacataagattCTGTGtcaaatttattcttaaaactAAGATATTGTATACATGtagaaattaaatgaaatttgtttCTATACATTAAATTTCACAACACTTCACAGttcttacatattttttgttagaagATGAGTACATagaaattagttaatttatcTCGAAAAAAGGATAAGAAAAGGACAGTAGTGTGGAAAGTTGTCAAAACGAGCATGGTTCGTCTCTCAGTTTCTCTTTCTGAGCTGTGAAGACCCTCTTTGATTTTCTAGTAAAAGATGGAAGCAGATATTCACAACCCATCTCAAGGGTACAGGTTTGGCAATCTGGGattttccaaatttttgtttttcttctcttttgtgATCCTTTTTGATCTCTGAATTGTTAAAACCCTTTTCTGCTTTTCATGTCAGATTTGATGTTACTGTTCCTGTAATCACCTGTCTACTGTTGCGTTTTTTGTTTTAAGGATTTGAGGAACATGTACTGAGAatctataaaagaaaaaaatcgaAGAAGAAAttgagataaattaaaattatcgtATGAACAAGCTCATTTGTACAACTATGATGAagttttctcaattttttgCTTAAATTATGCATTTAGTTTATAAGGAAACTGATTTTACCATTTTAGAAATCTTTATGAGAAAACTCCTCTAATCAAGATCAGATGTTTGTGGCTTGTAAATTGATAAAAGGGTTGGGGCTTTGGCTTGGTTGGATACAGTAAAGAATAACAAGACTTTGAATCATTCAGTTCAATGCAGTGTACAAACAATGGAACTCTGTTGTCTGCGTGTTTGGATAGTGATTTTGATGATTATATGTTGAAGTGTTTAGATTTTGTTGCATACTATGTGGAATAGAGCTATTCTGGGAAGTTCTTAACTAGTGACTgaggttttttcttttctcttttttatggAAACACATGAATTGGATGCACAAAATGGCTTCCTCCACtctttattgtgttttctttttgcatttatttatggtcataaatagaagatattgctGTCAagaattgttaaatttttaggGTTGGAACCTGTAAAAAAAGCTGTTACATGCAAGATTTGACCTATACTATATTGTACACTTCATACACAAATTGAGTGTAATATATAAGGTTATACATGAGTATTATCTGACTTATCATATACACTATAAGAACTTTGTTTAATCTCCATGTCATTGATCATTATGGCATACAAGACATTCCTTTTCAAATCAGTTGAGAAATTGTAATTTTTGAACTGAAATTATAGAACATTCCTTTTCAAATCAAATATGCTTCATAAGGCCAATGTACTCTTGAACCTAATGTGTCACTACACACACTCTTAACATTGACttaaacatgataaatattgtATATGAGAAATTTTTTTCCACAGTTTGGAAGTTAAACTTAACTTAACCTTACAAAACATGCTTATAAAGTGAAGTTTGCATctacttatataatataaattggtcttatctctaatcaatgtgggacttccaataCACAAGAACCAAACATAATGGAATAGTAATGATTCATTATGTTTAAGCTCTAActaaacattttcttttaactaaatGTGAGTGCTTCAAATTCCAACCTCTCTTAATGATTCATTTGTTCCTTTCAGATTTTGTGTTGATGGAGTACACCACAAGGTCAACATTATTGAATggaacaagaaaagaaaattccaAAGTAATCAATTGGATCTGCTTAGACCAAAGCATAAATGCTGGGTTGGGAATTCCCCTTCTGAACATGCTTCAACGTTTGATGATGAAAATCCTGCACTAGAGAGCATGCAGATTTATGTTCTTAAGGGTAGAACAGATGCAGAAAACTCAGAAGCTGACTCTGTCAAAGACAGCAACAGCAACTGTTTATCAGAAGATTCCATTACTTCCATGTCTGTAAATGAAGAAGGTAAACTTGTTGCCGAATCTGCAATGGCATACCAACATGGGAGACCTTCCACTTTGCTTGGTAGGGAAGATTACAGTGCCAAGGATAATCACCACACTTTAGATGATTCTGCAGCTGATAAGGGATGCACAGGTGAAGCAGACACATTTCATGACAAAGAATGTGATCCATCTTATCATTATGCTGATTTACAGGCTCTGAAGAATCTTGAGGAAAAGATTTTGGAAATAGAAAGCTGCAGAGATAACTTGCTCCAAGAATATGCTAAAGACAGTACTGAGGAGTCCACTGATATGGAATTTGAAGATCGTTTAACTAAAAGAGAAAGCCATCACAAGTATGTCCTTTCATCCGGAAGATGGGATGTAAACCAAGGTATAGAAAGTGATAACCATCTAAGAACGTCTTTTACTTTATATTACGAAAATGTTATCGCACCCACATCTATGCCGGTTTTAGTGATAATCTACGTAGAAAGTTTTATCATATTTACAACTCTGTCACCGCATCACTTATTTTGCCAGATGAATTATAACTGACATAATAAGTCgtcataaaaaaatgtttttgtacTAGTGTGCCTTCTTGACGGTGAATGTTTGTGAGGATGGGATCATTTTATGTTCATTGAAATTAGTCGCTAGATTATGTGTTCTGAACATCAAATGTTCTGTTCATAATTCCTAGGTTGACAGTGTTA
Coding sequences:
- the LOC114165838 gene encoding protein FAR-RED ELONGATED HYPOCOTYL 1 isoform X2 gives rise to the protein MEADIHNPSQGFCVDGVHHKVNIIEWNKKRKFQSNQLDLLRPKHKCWVGNSPSEHASTFDDENPALESMQIYVLKGRTDAENSEADSVKDSNSNCLSEDSITSMSVNEEGKLVAESAMAYQHGRPSTLLGREDYSAKDNHHTLDDSAADKGCTGEADTFHDKECDPSYHYADLQALKNLEEKILEIESCRDNLLQEYAKDSTEESTDMEFEDRLTKRESHHKYVLSSGRWDVNQEAQSGTTRAPTIDQEFEQYFSMLML
- the LOC114165838 gene encoding protein FAR-RED ELONGATED HYPOCOTYL 1 isoform X1, producing the protein MEADIHNPSQGYRFCVDGVHHKVNIIEWNKKRKFQSNQLDLLRPKHKCWVGNSPSEHASTFDDENPALESMQIYVLKGRTDAENSEADSVKDSNSNCLSEDSITSMSVNEEGKLVAESAMAYQHGRPSTLLGREDYSAKDNHHTLDDSAADKGCTGEADTFHDKECDPSYHYADLQALKNLEEKILEIESCRDNLLQEYAKDSTEESTDMEFEDRLTKRESHHKYVLSSGRWDVNQEAQSGTTRAPTIDQEFEQYFSMLML